A genomic stretch from Dissulfurispira thermophila includes:
- a CDS encoding SpoIID/LytB domain-containing protein codes for MGNRQWVIGNEQWIKKVLLFFLLFVFLSLTPIAYCLSPITLFAEPTIRVLLVDGKNAKIPKKDEKIQRSGNANGEVFLSGLKYSGFIEVWKGEKGLYIINEIPLEDYIKGVVASEVGNSWDIEALKAQAVVARTYALYQKLNSNGKLPYHLTSSVLHQVYKTGNVPDNIAKAVNETRGEILTYEGKPIAAYYHSTSGGMTEDPIEVFGKSYPYLKPVETTCELSPYFMWEKRIPVSDIESALNMAGIKEIIIDGLTVSNRVRNFKIITEDGEYKILAKELRKNLGWDRLPSTMITSITKDGNFYIFEGKGYGHGVGMCQWTALDMAKKGMNYRDILSKFYPGTTIELYNEDVIAKDGVHK; via the coding sequence ATGGGCAATAGGCAATGGGTAATAGGCAATGAGCAATGGATTAAGAAAGTCTTACTGTTTTTTTTATTGTTTGTTTTTCTTAGCCTTACGCCTATAGCCTATTGCCTATCGCCTATTACTTTATTTGCCGAGCCTACAATAAGGGTATTGCTTGTTGACGGCAAGAATGCAAAGATTCCTAAAAAGGACGAGAAAATTCAGAGATCTGGCAATGCAAATGGAGAAGTGTTTTTGAGCGGGCTAAAATATTCGGGTTTTATAGAAGTATGGAAAGGAGAGAAAGGCCTTTATATTATTAATGAGATACCGCTTGAAGATTATATAAAGGGTGTTGTTGCCAGTGAAGTTGGAAATAGCTGGGATATAGAAGCATTAAAAGCACAGGCTGTTGTGGCAAGAACTTATGCCCTTTATCAAAAACTAAATAGTAATGGTAAGTTGCCTTATCATCTGACTTCGTCTGTTCTGCATCAGGTCTATAAAACTGGCAATGTGCCTGATAATATAGCAAAGGCAGTGAATGAAACACGAGGTGAAATACTGACATACGAAGGCAAGCCGATAGCAGCATACTATCATTCTACAAGCGGCGGTATGACAGAAGACCCTATAGAAGTATTTGGAAAAAGCTATCCATATTTGAAACCAGTTGAGACTACTTGTGAACTATCTCCATATTTTATGTGGGAGAAACGAATACCAGTGTCTGATATTGAAAGCGCATTAAATATGGCGGGTATAAAAGAAATCATAATAGACGGTCTGACAGTTTCTAACCGTGTTAGGAATTTTAAAATCATTACAGAAGATGGTGAATATAAAATTTTAGCTAAGGAATTAAGGAAGAATTTAGGTTGGGACAGATTGCCAAGCACAATGATAACATCTATAACAAAGGATGGTAATTTTTACATATTTGAAGGCAAAGGTTATGGACACGGCGTTGGTATGTGTCAGTGGACTGCGCTTGATATGGCAAAAAAGGGAATGAACTACAGGGATATATTGTCTAAGTTTTACCCTGGAACTACTATAGAGCTATACAACGAGGATGTTATTGCAAAAGACGGGGTCCATAAGTAA
- a CDS encoding DUF2905 domain-containing protein yields the protein MQHIGKFLIIMGIVIAVIGGLVMLSGKISWLGRLPGDIVIQKKNFTFYFPLATSILISIILTLIFWIVGRR from the coding sequence ATACAACACATAGGTAAGTTTTTAATAATCATGGGTATTGTGATTGCTGTTATTGGTGGATTGGTGATGTTATCGGGTAAGATTTCATGGCTTGGCAGGCTTCCGGGCGATATAGTAATTCAGAAGAAAAACTTTACATTTTATTTTCCACTGGCAACAAGCATATTAATAAGCATCATTTTGACCCTTATTTTTTGGATAGTAGGGAGGAGATAA
- a CDS encoding epoxyqueuosine reductase QueH — protein sequence MKLLMHICCANCALYPLTFVRQMGIDVTGLWFNPNIHPYTEYKSRLNALKKLEILWDLSVEYIDYYGLKEYLRNVVGNEDNRCEYCYSIRLEETAKRAREINADAFTTSLMVSPYQKFDMIIDIGRVMQERYSVEFFVEDFRKGFNDGRRMSRELGLYRQKYCGCIYSEMERYGRHTTHR from the coding sequence ATGAAGCTACTGATGCACATATGTTGTGCTAATTGTGCACTATATCCTTTAACTTTTGTTAGACAAATGGGTATTGATGTAACAGGTCTCTGGTTTAATCCTAATATTCATCCCTATACGGAATACAAAAGCCGATTAAATGCCCTGAAAAAACTCGAAATCCTATGGGATTTGAGTGTAGAATATATTGATTATTATGGACTAAAGGAATACCTCAGAAATGTGGTAGGTAATGAAGATAATCGGTGTGAATACTGCTATTCAATCAGGCTGGAAGAAACTGCTAAAAGGGCCAGAGAGATTAATGCCGATGCCTTTACTACATCTTTAATGGTGAGTCCTTATCAGAAATTTGATATGATTATAGATATAGGGAGGGTGATGCAAGAGCGATATTCTGTGGAGTTTTTTGTTGAGGATTTTAGAAAAGGATTTAATGATGGTAGGAGGATGTCAAGGGAGTTGGGACTTTACAGGCAAAAATATTGCGGCTGCATATATTCAGAAATGGAGAGATATGGACGGCATACAACACATAGGTAA
- the ruvB gene encoding Holliday junction branch migration DNA helicase RuvB — MRIEDKEIHPLSPEVIQEDIQYEVNLRPRTLDEFIGQEKIKENLKVFISAAKMRQEPLDHTLFFGPPGLGKTTLATIIANELGVNIKTTTGPVLERQGDLAAILTNLSDKDILFIDEIHRLPRIVEEILYSAMEDYKLDIIIGQGPNARTLKINLPRFTLIGATTRTGLLTSPLRDRFGVINRLEFYNIEELKQIVKRSAHLLEIEIKDDAASEIARRSRGTPRIANRLLKRVRDFAQVKGNGIIDMTIAADSMNAMDVDILGLDEVDRKLLLTIIDKFNGGPAGIDAIAAALREDKETIEDVYEPYLLQEGLIERTSRGRLATRLAYKHMGKDLPQGLF; from the coding sequence ATGAGAATAGAAGATAAAGAAATTCATCCACTTTCTCCTGAAGTGATTCAAGAAGATATTCAGTATGAGGTAAATTTACGGCCTCGCACTTTGGATGAATTTATAGGTCAAGAAAAGATAAAGGAAAATCTGAAGGTATTCATTTCTGCTGCAAAAATGCGGCAGGAGCCTCTTGACCATACACTATTTTTTGGCCCGCCTGGTTTAGGAAAAACAACACTTGCCACAATCATTGCAAATGAACTCGGAGTGAATATTAAGACTACAACAGGTCCTGTGCTCGAGCGACAGGGCGATCTTGCAGCAATACTTACTAATCTTTCTGATAAGGACATCCTTTTTATTGATGAGATCCATCGTTTACCAAGGATTGTTGAAGAAATCCTGTATTCTGCGATGGAGGACTATAAGCTTGACATAATAATTGGACAAGGACCAAACGCTCGTACCCTCAAGATAAATTTGCCGCGTTTTACCCTCATAGGTGCTACTACACGGACAGGACTCCTGACTTCACCACTAAGGGACAGATTTGGAGTTATAAACAGGCTTGAGTTTTATAATATTGAGGAATTAAAGCAGATAGTTAAGAGGTCTGCACATTTACTGGAGATTGAAATAAAAGATGACGCTGCATCAGAAATCGCAAGACGTTCACGCGGTACACCAAGAATTGCTAATAGACTCTTAAAGCGGGTAAGGGATTTTGCTCAGGTTAAAGGAAATGGAATTATTGATATGACAATCGCTGCTGATTCCATGAATGCTATGGATGTCGATATACTTGGACTTGATGAAGTTGACAGAAAGCTGTTACTTACAATAATAGATAAATTCAATGGAGGTCCCGCTGGAATTGATGCGATAGCTGCTGCTTTAAGAGAAGATAAGGAGACAATAGAAGATGTATATGAGCCTTATCTGTTACAGGAGGGTTTAATAGAACGAACCTCAAGGGGAAGGCTTGCTACGAGACTTGCATATAAACACATGGGAAAGGACCTGCCACAAGGACTATTTTAG
- the ruvA gene encoding Holliday junction branch migration protein RuvA, whose protein sequence is MIASLRGKLISKKPETLIVDVGGVGYSVHVPLTLLSSLPEENRDVFLYIHTYVREDVIQLYGFRTEDEKRIFTTLIGISGIGPRVALNILSSIPHDNFYDAINSEDIDMLCKVPGLGKKTAHRLILELKGKLPYVKEKKDIVYDDTLSALINLGYKKNIAQDALEKAYNNGYRDIESLLKEALKYLTKE, encoded by the coding sequence ATGATTGCATCACTACGCGGTAAATTGATTTCTAAAAAACCCGAAACCTTGATAGTCGATGTTGGAGGTGTCGGCTACAGTGTCCATGTGCCTCTAACTTTGCTTTCATCACTCCCTGAGGAGAACAGAGATGTCTTTTTGTACATACACACCTATGTGAGAGAGGATGTTATACAACTATATGGCTTTCGCACAGAGGATGAAAAAAGGATATTTACAACATTGATAGGCATATCAGGTATAGGTCCAAGGGTGGCATTAAATATACTCTCGAGTATCCCACATGATAATTTTTATGATGCAATAAACTCAGAAGATATAGATATGCTTTGCAAGGTGCCAGGACTTGGCAAAAAAACTGCCCATAGATTAATCCTCGAACTAAAAGGTAAACTCCCGTATGTAAAAGAAAAGAAAGACATTGTTTATGATGATACCCTGTCTGCACTTATAAACCTTGGGTATAAAAAGAATATTGCACAAGATGCCCTTGAAAAAGCATATAATAACGGCTATAGAGATATTGAAAGTCTTTTGAAAGAGGCGTTAAAATATCTTACAAAAGAATAG
- the ruvC gene encoding crossover junction endodeoxyribonuclease RuvC, translating to MRILGIDPGSIKCGYGLIEATTPNPSLFYLSSGRIILSARKPLHIRLQELYTSLIDVISEYKPDEIVIEKIFFAKSVRVALSLGHTRGVVLLAASLTGIPIYEYSALEVKKAVVGYGRADKNQVQKLVKEILNIKHLLSSDSADAIALAICHANTKQIQHPSPIYRFTKQI from the coding sequence ATGAGGATTCTTGGAATTGACCCGGGAAGTATAAAATGCGGATATGGACTCATAGAAGCAACCACACCTAATCCTTCTTTGTTTTATCTCTCATCAGGCAGAATTATTCTTTCTGCACGCAAGCCTCTCCACATAAGGCTCCAGGAGCTTTATACTTCTTTGATAGATGTAATTTCAGAGTACAAGCCAGATGAGATAGTAATAGAAAAGATATTTTTTGCGAAGAGTGTCAGGGTGGCTCTCAGTCTTGGTCATACAAGAGGAGTGGTGCTATTAGCTGCTTCTTTAACAGGCATTCCTATTTATGAATACAGTGCTCTTGAGGTGAAAAAGGCAGTAGTGGGTTATGGCAGGGCTGATAAGAATCAAGTGCAGAAACTGGTAAAGGAAATATTAAATATTAAGCATTTATTATCTTCAGACAGTGCAGATGCAATTGCACTGGCAATTTGTCATGCAAATACTAAACAAATTCAGCATCCTTCACCCATTTACCGCTTCACCAAGCAGATTTAG
- a CDS encoding D-sedoheptulose-7-phosphate isomerase yields the protein MERKIIKAFEDSISVKQKFIKENASLIAEVSKLIADAFNDGKKILLFGNGGSACDASHIAAEFVNRFKKDRPGLPAIALNTDMAVLTSISNDYDYSEIFARQVKTLSEPGDIAIAISTSGSSKNILKAVDVAKKKGLRTIAFTGLKGDKFASKSDYAFVVPSDDTPRIQETHITLGHVLCQMVEEILFEVPRKSGVPKKSHDFSG from the coding sequence ATGGAAAGAAAGATAATCAAGGCATTTGAAGATAGTATAAGTGTCAAACAGAAATTCATTAAAGAAAATGCATCGCTTATTGCAGAAGTATCAAAACTAATAGCTGATGCATTTAATGACGGCAAAAAAATCCTCCTTTTTGGCAACGGCGGAAGTGCCTGCGATGCATCTCACATTGCAGCAGAGTTTGTTAATCGTTTTAAAAAAGACAGACCAGGATTGCCTGCTATAGCATTAAATACAGATATGGCAGTACTAACATCGATATCTAATGATTATGATTATTCAGAAATATTTGCACGGCAGGTCAAGACATTATCAGAGCCAGGGGATATTGCTATAGCTATAAGCACGAGTGGGAGTTCAAAAAATATCCTCAAGGCAGTTGATGTTGCAAAGAAAAAGGGTTTAAGGACTATCGCATTTACAGGGCTGAAAGGCGACAAGTTTGCATCAAAGAGTGATTATGCCTTTGTTGTGCCTTCAGATGATACTCCTCGCATTCAGGAGACTCATATAACACTCGGACATGTATTATGCCAGATGGTTGAAGAGATACTCTTTGAAGTGCCAAGAAAAAGCGGTGTCCCCAAAAAGTCGCATGACTTTTCAGGGTAA
- a CDS encoding uracil-DNA glycosylase, translating into MNRIDSLRKILEFYKELDFERLPLNYSSQQSVVNNQGIKRIEPFKQKTTVSGSISSNSHKEALLNTLRDEIGDCQRCKLSKGRTHIVFGEGNVNARIMFIGEAPGREEDLQARPFVGDAGQLLTKLINKMGFERDEVYIANIVKCRPPMNRDPQMDEISTCLPFLERQIEIILPDVIMSLGKISTYTLLEIKGPISKFSITKVRGRFYEYKGIPVMPTFHPAYLLRNPKDKWLTWEDAQAVLKRIGH; encoded by the coding sequence ATGAATAGAATTGACAGTTTAAGAAAAATTCTTGAATTTTATAAAGAGCTTGATTTTGAGAGACTACCACTTAATTACAGTAGTCAGCAGTCAGTAGTCAACAATCAGGGGATTAAACGAATTGAACCCTTTAAACAAAAGACTACTGTTAGCGGTTCAATAAGTTCAAATAGTCATAAAGAGGCTTTACTAAATACCCTCCGAGATGAAATCGGTGACTGCCAGAGATGTAAACTTTCAAAGGGAAGGACACATATAGTCTTTGGTGAAGGCAATGTGAATGCAAGGATAATGTTTATTGGCGAGGCACCCGGAAGAGAAGAGGATCTGCAGGCGAGACCATTTGTTGGAGACGCTGGACAATTACTCACAAAGCTTATAAATAAAATGGGATTTGAACGCGATGAGGTTTATATTGCTAATATTGTTAAGTGCAGACCACCTATGAACAGAGATCCCCAGATGGATGAAATATCTACATGCCTCCCTTTTCTTGAAAGACAGATAGAGATAATATTGCCTGATGTTATAATGTCTCTCGGGAAAATATCTACTTATACACTTTTAGAGATCAAAGGACCTATAAGTAAGTTTTCTATAACAAAGGTTCGTGGAAGATTTTATGAATACAAAGGGATTCCTGTGATGCCAACATTTCATCCTGCATATCTCTTAAGAAATCCAAAGGACAAGTGGCTAACATGGGAGGATGCACAAGCAGTATTGAAAAGGATAGGTCATTGA
- a CDS encoding tetratricopeptide repeat protein, whose amino-acid sequence MAEYTINQIIPQKIRYIEGKHEQIIKAVYTLTEVKEAKSIGEGVFAKIADGKFIIVRFKVHNKSNNAIPSDILTDLVIIDNKKRRWNQSIGATGSIRLGTESFGRMEIGADKKIEDVIVFDVYEDVRDYVILLPGGAKVSPIVQKKVAEEDKHLKVEKSSVEKKEKAAEDKIKREPKKKLITEKVDDTTKKSKPTKTIIVNVNTANLRHKPSLDSSAAMLVNKGSVFEVLGELKDSSGRKWYKVRKNGKHYWVIEKVVRVKGNGAVEKSTEKSLQDMLDEANAFYREGRCEDFINANEKAIEIASRENNLYVQGRLHYNVAECYTRLNKYDDAQRHIERAIVIGSNIKDSELEILALIDKSKILIAKGDKKGSVEIFKAVSGRADKEIFMNLEVKDYIKAMVSMQMADILLDMGDENKAKERLEYALMINHDFKQEENIVGAMKLSGHLLYKEISNINNMLDDAWALYEKGDYKGMEGIARVVVENAKKLGYKRGIFGGNYYIAMSLINMDEYDKAIDYALIAQELSEKGNDETRLGMVYNLIGNIFKQKKSYEKALYYYNKYFDSTRKTGNKEGEAVALSNIGNVLMDKGEYKEALKYYEDSLKVSLEIGRVKHIIAQAYLSIGRVLKKLGDYKNAEKSIAIAINIFKGLGNEGGEIIGLWEMADNYSLQLEYSMAIKLLEENLGRAERFGMRNNFIDDIITNSEKNKDYLRVEKYKNMKTN is encoded by the coding sequence TTGGCAGAATACACTATCAACCAAATAATCCCCCAGAAAATACGGTATATTGAAGGCAAGCACGAGCAGATTATCAAGGCTGTATACACACTAACAGAAGTCAAAGAAGCAAAGTCTATAGGAGAAGGGGTATTTGCAAAGATTGCTGATGGAAAGTTCATCATCGTGAGGTTTAAGGTTCATAATAAAAGCAATAATGCAATCCCATCGGATATATTAACAGACCTTGTGATTATTGACAATAAAAAGAGAAGATGGAATCAGTCTATTGGTGCTACAGGTTCTATAAGGCTTGGTACCGAAAGCTTTGGGCGGATGGAGATAGGTGCAGACAAAAAAATTGAAGATGTCATAGTATTCGATGTGTATGAGGATGTCCGTGATTATGTGATACTTCTTCCTGGTGGTGCAAAGGTTAGCCCTATTGTACAGAAGAAAGTAGCAGAGGAGGATAAACATTTAAAAGTAGAAAAATCTTCAGTGGAGAAGAAGGAAAAGGCTGCAGAAGATAAAATAAAAAGAGAACCTAAAAAGAAGCTAATAACCGAAAAGGTAGATGATACTACAAAAAAAAGCAAGCCTACAAAAACCATTATAGTCAATGTAAATACTGCTAATTTGAGACATAAACCATCTCTTGATTCCAGTGCTGCCATGTTGGTTAATAAAGGTTCTGTTTTCGAGGTTTTAGGAGAACTCAAAGATAGCAGCGGTAGGAAGTGGTACAAAGTAAGAAAAAATGGTAAGCATTACTGGGTTATTGAAAAAGTTGTAAGGGTTAAAGGAAATGGTGCTGTAGAGAAATCAACTGAAAAGTCCCTTCAGGATATGCTTGATGAGGCAAATGCCTTTTACAGAGAGGGCAGATGTGAAGACTTTATCAATGCAAATGAAAAGGCAATTGAAATAGCCTCCAGAGAAAATAATCTGTATGTCCAAGGACGATTACATTACAATGTAGCGGAGTGTTACACAAGGTTGAATAAGTATGATGATGCACAAAGGCATATTGAAAGAGCAATTGTTATAGGTTCTAATATCAAAGACTCCGAACTTGAAATCCTTGCATTGATTGATAAGAGTAAGATACTTATTGCTAAAGGTGATAAAAAAGGTTCTGTTGAAATTTTCAAGGCAGTATCTGGTAGAGCAGATAAAGAAATTTTTATGAATCTTGAAGTGAAGGATTATATAAAGGCAATGGTTTCTATGCAAATGGCTGACATCTTGCTTGACATGGGCGATGAGAATAAAGCAAAAGAAAGGCTTGAGTATGCATTAATGATAAACCATGACTTCAAGCAAGAAGAGAATATCGTAGGGGCGATGAAGCTGTCAGGACATTTGCTTTATAAAGAAATTAGCAATATAAATAATATGCTTGATGATGCATGGGCGCTTTACGAAAAAGGAGATTATAAGGGTATGGAGGGGATTGCAAGGGTTGTTGTAGAAAATGCAAAAAAACTTGGTTATAAAAGAGGTATCTTTGGAGGTAATTATTATATTGCAATGTCTCTTATAAACATGGATGAATATGACAAAGCAATAGATTATGCACTTATTGCACAGGAATTATCTGAAAAAGGCAATGATGAGACGAGACTTGGCATGGTTTATAATCTTATTGGTAACATCTTCAAACAAAAAAAGTCATACGAAAAAGCCTTGTATTATTATAATAAATATTTTGACAGCACAAGGAAGACAGGAAATAAAGAAGGGGAGGCAGTGGCATTGAGCAATATAGGCAATGTCTTGATGGATAAGGGCGAATACAAGGAGGCACTTAAATATTATGAAGACTCATTGAAGGTTAGTCTTGAGATAGGAAGAGTTAAGCATATTATTGCACAGGCATATTTGAGTATTGGACGTGTTTTGAAGAAGCTTGGCGATTATAAAAATGCAGAAAAGAGCATAGCCATTGCTATTAATATTTTCAAGGGATTAGGGAATGAAGGAGGCGAGATTATTGGTTTATGGGAAATGGCGGACAACTACTCATTGCAGTTAGAATACAGCATGGCCATAAAACTCCTTGAAGAAAACTTAGGTCGTGCAGAAAGATTCGGCATGAGGAATAATTTTATAGACGATATTATCACTAATTCTGAGAAGAATAAAGATTATCTGAGGGTTGAAAAGTATAAAAACATGAAGACTAATTAA
- a CDS encoding NAD(+)/NADH kinase — protein MKKIGIICKSGRSEPVEILKEFLPWLRNRGYEVFLDEETARLLNMDGYLRSQIPSLSEVIIVLGGDGTMLGVARLVGNKGVPILGVNLGGLGFITEVNRDEIFDAVEKVLAGRCSIEERIMLTASVHRNGERIADFVVLNDVVINKGALARIIDLETYINNSYVATFKADGLIISTPTGSTAYSLSAGGPILYPTLNSIVLTPICPHTLTNRPIVLPDDFSVEIFLRSESEDVFLTLDGQVGFSLRKNDSIEVRKSDFVTKLLMPCERDYFQVLRTKLKWGER, from the coding sequence ATGAAAAAGATTGGCATAATTTGTAAATCTGGAAGATCTGAACCTGTTGAGATATTGAAGGAATTTCTCCCTTGGCTGAGGAACAGGGGTTATGAGGTATTTCTTGATGAAGAGACAGCAAGGCTTCTTAATATGGACGGCTATTTAAGATCTCAAATACCATCTTTGTCGGAAGTGATTATAGTTCTTGGTGGCGACGGGACAATGCTTGGCGTTGCACGTCTTGTTGGAAATAAGGGCGTCCCGATACTTGGTGTTAATCTTGGAGGTCTTGGTTTTATCACAGAAGTAAATAGAGATGAGATATTCGATGCTGTAGAAAAGGTGCTTGCAGGGAGATGCTCTATAGAAGAGAGAATAATGTTGACTGCTTCGGTGCATCGCAATGGAGAGAGGATTGCAGATTTTGTAGTTTTAAATGATGTTGTTATCAACAAAGGGGCACTTGCAAGAATTATAGATCTTGAAACATATATTAACAATTCCTATGTTGCAACCTTTAAAGCTGATGGCCTGATTATTTCAACACCAACAGGTTCAACAGCATACTCTCTATCAGCGGGTGGTCCTATTCTATATCCTACTTTAAACAGCATAGTTCTTACACCTATATGCCCACATACCCTTACAAACAGACCCATTGTCCTTCCAGATGATTTCAGTGTTGAGATATTTTTGAGATCAGAAAGTGAAGATGTCTTTCTTACCCTTGATGGACAGGTTGGATTTTCTCTTAGGAAGAACGATTCTATAGAGGTAAGGAAATCTGATTTTGTGACAAAGCTACTCATGCCGTGTGAACGTGATTATTTTCAGGTTTTAAGGACAAAGCTCAAATGGGGCGAGAGATAA
- the tsaE gene encoding tRNA (adenosine(37)-N6)-threonylcarbamoyltransferase complex ATPase subunit type 1 TsaE: MELRIITKSPSETEDIGFRLGMFLKKQKSATACLYGDLGVGKTTLIKGIASAFGIPERDIGSASFVIVAEYETIPPFYHIDLYRIEQGDELDNLGIWEYIESDGIAVIEWAERLSELPEDIIKVRMSYIDENSREVVIEGVDEKDWHNL, from the coding sequence ATAGAGCTGAGAATTATTACTAAATCTCCATCAGAGACCGAGGATATTGGTTTTAGACTCGGAATGTTTTTAAAAAAGCAAAAAAGTGCGACTGCATGTCTTTATGGAGATCTTGGTGTAGGTAAAACCACATTAATTAAGGGGATTGCATCAGCTTTCGGGATTCCTGAAAGGGATATAGGTAGTGCAAGTTTTGTTATAGTAGCAGAATATGAGACTATCCCCCCTTTTTATCATATAGACCTCTACAGAATTGAACAAGGAGACGAGTTAGATAATCTTGGTATATGGGAATATATTGAATCAGATGGAATTGCTGTAATAGAATGGGCTGAGAGGCTTTCTGAACTCCCTGAAGACATAATTAAGGTAAGGATGAGTTATATTGACGAAAATTCACGAGAGGTAGTTATAGAAGGTGTAGATGAAAAAGATTGGCATAATTTGTAA
- a CDS encoding CBS domain-containing protein gives MLKAKDIMTRDVITVKPATTIEELAHIFIERKISGAPVVDDNGDITGIVTENDLISQNKRLHIPTVVRLFDAFIMLESPSKIEKEIRKMAAVTVADICIKDVITVSEETPVEGIATIMSDKKVHLIPVVEGKKVKGIIGKMDIIKGMVK, from the coding sequence ATGCTAAAAGCAAAAGATATAATGACAAGGGATGTTATAACAGTTAAACCTGCTACCACTATTGAAGAACTGGCACATATATTTATAGAAAGAAAAATCAGTGGTGCGCCTGTAGTAGATGACAATGGTGATATAACAGGTATTGTTACAGAAAATGACCTTATCAGCCAGAATAAAAGACTTCATATCCCGACCGTAGTGCGACTATTTGATGCTTTTATAATGCTTGAGAGCCCGAGTAAAATAGAGAAAGAAATAAGGAAAATGGCTGCAGTTACAGTTGCAGATATATGTATAAAGGATGTTATTACAGTTTCAGAAGAAACTCCTGTGGAAGGCATAGCTACTATAATGTCTGATAAAAAGGTGCACCTCATTCCCGTTGTAGAGGGCAAAAAGGTTAAGGGTATAATTGGTAAGATGGATATAATCAAAGGAATGGTGAAATAG
- the pgeF gene encoding peptidoglycan editing factor PgeF, protein MNYEPIVTPPIFSGFLVNAFFTTRTLGCNIDAVSKAFNIPPNNIYLPIQKHTDKVLILDYSLEPKIADAVITNRKDILIGVQTADCVPILLYDKKTHVVGAVHAGWRGTAEGILKKTIEVMVERFYSIPSDIMVATGPAIRWCCYGVGYEVIEAVTRVTGNGDYIIKRGEKYCIDLPTANTYQAISSGVLLDNIWMSGECTFCLPEKYYSYRYAKGATGRQCGFIGIV, encoded by the coding sequence ATGAACTATGAACCAATTGTAACTCCTCCTATTTTCAGCGGGTTTCTTGTAAATGCCTTTTTTACAACAAGGACATTGGGTTGCAATATAGATGCTGTATCAAAGGCATTTAATATACCTCCAAATAATATCTATCTCCCTATCCAGAAACACACAGATAAAGTCTTGATATTGGATTATAGCCTTGAGCCGAAAATAGCTGATGCAGTTATTACTAACAGGAAAGATATTTTAATTGGTGTCCAGACGGCAGACTGTGTGCCTATTCTTTTATATGATAAAAAAACGCATGTAGTAGGTGCTGTTCATGCAGGCTGGAGAGGCACTGCAGAGGGAATTTTGAAAAAGACGATAGAGGTAATGGTTGAGAGGTTTTACTCTATACCGTCTGATATAATGGTTGCTACAGGTCCTGCTATAAGGTGGTGTTGTTATGGTGTTGGTTATGAAGTAATAGAGGCAGTCACCAGGGTAACGGGCAATGGGGATTATATTATAAAAAGGGGCGAGAAGTATTGCATTGATTTGCCGACTGCAAATACATATCAGGCAATTTCTTCAGGTGTCCTGTTAGATAATATATGGATGTCAGGTGAATGCACATTTTGCCTTCCTGAAAAATATTATTCATACAGATATGCAAAAGGGGCTACAGGAAGACAGTGCGGATTTATAGGGATTGTCTGA